A single region of the Xenopus laevis strain J_2021 chromosome 4L, Xenopus_laevis_v10.1, whole genome shotgun sequence genome encodes:
- the ptpmt1.L gene encoding phosphatidylglycerophosphatase and protein-tyrosine phosphatase 1, which produces MSLLARVAFYPSLLYNVLMEKMSSRKWYNRIDETVILGALPFRGMSSKLVNEENVHGVITMNEEYETRRLCNSAEQWKAMGVEQLCLSTVDFLGVPKLEHLQQGVEFIDKHRQKGSSVYIHCKAGRSRSATMVAAYLIQRHKWKPDEAAAFIAEIRPHILIRNNQRQMLERFYQLALTSRAPQTGG; this is translated from the exons atgtcTCTCTTAGCCCGTGTCGCGTTTTATCCGAGCCTTCTCTACAATGTTCTCATGGAAAAGATGTCTAGTCGGAAATGGTACAACAGAATCGACGAGACGGTGATTCTGGGGGCGCTTCCGTTCCGAGGAATGAGCAGTAAG ttagTAAATGAGGAGAACGTCCACGGGGTGATCACTATGAATGAAGAATACGAGACCAGACGACTGTGTAACTCGGCAGAG CAGTGGAAAGCGATGGGAGTAGAACAGCTGTGCCTGAGCACCGTGGACTTCCTGGGGGTCCCCAAGTTGGAGCACTTGCAGCAAGGAGTGGAGTTCATTGACAAGCACAGGCAAAAAGGCAGCAGCGTTTATATTCATTGTAAGGCCGGCCGGTCCCGTAGCGCTACCATGGTCGCTGCCTATTTAATACAG aggcACAAATGGAAACCCGACGAGGCTGCTGCTTTTATAGCAGAAATCCGTCCTCACATCCTGATCCGAAACAACCAGCGCCAAATGTTAGAGCGTTTCTACCAACTGGCGTTAACCTCCAGGGCACCGCAAACTGGAGGTTGA